CAATGAAGAGATAAGAAGATTCTTTCTTGTATTCATCAGCTGTGTGTGTCAAGTTTTTGCAGGGGCAGAAGTACACATGGGAGAGGTAGCGGGAAAACTTCAAATCCTCCATGACACAGGAGAATGAAGCAGGAGACAGACGAATGCGGTTTCACACAGTGCTTCAGGACAGCGCCGAGGACACTGGGCCTTCAGTATCCAATTCTGCTCCAGTAGAACATGGTACCAAGGAGGACACAGAACTGAAACAATAAGATAGTAACTAAGTTTCTCTGCTCCCCATTTCTTTTTGCCCACCTCTCCCCCAGTCCCATTTAGTCCAAGTGGCAGAAGAGAGCAACAGAAACTCTTGAAAAGCAAAGTCTGTTCAGGCAGAGGCAGCTTAAAGCTTTCTGTCTGCACAGAAGCTTCACActgaagaaagaagataagTGCAGCCTAACTATTAGGAATAGTTATAATAGCAATAACTATTTTACTGGATCACTCGGCTCCCTGGGGATTATCTGTCACAAAGCTGCTGAACCCTGAATACTTAAAAAACTCATACAAAGTCGTTGAAATAGAAACTGAATTATCTGTCATGACTACTGTTTCAATGATCCAATACCCTTCACAAACACGTATGTGCAAGCTGTGTTTACTGTGTTACATTGCTGAGATGGCAGCAAGCCTCAGCAGCTGGAGGGCCATCTATCTCCTCACTTGTGGAAGGCAGAATGGAGGCAAACTTGTAAATGTAGTCCTGTTAGTGGAACAGGCTAAAGTGAGATCAGTGACAAATGGTTAACTATAATCTCCAGACATTTTAAATGCGTCAGTCCTGTTGTCTGCCTCCACCCAACAGGATGTGGaatagcaagaaaagagaaaaggaaagaaaggcaaatattAAGTACTCACAGTCCAGCAGAGGATGGCAAAACCAAACCAGGCAACACCCCAGGCATGTGTATTCAATGGCCCAGAAATAGCATCATAACAACCCTGTAAGACAACCGTGAATGAATCAACACCAGCTTTGAGCTTGTACCATAAGTCGACAAGCTTATCCACTTCTGAGAGACTGAGATGGCATGCTCCTTTCATATTGCAATTTGGGTATATTTCACACGATCTCAAGGAGACAAACCAGAGCTACACAGCTTTTTGATGGCTTTCAGATAGCTTACCTGCTTCTAGCTCCAAATACAAAGTAGACTCCTCTCTGACACTTCAAGGACAGCTTCCTATGCCATCGACTTGCCAAGTATACATATATGAGTATAACCAAACACAGCTAACAGAGAGCTGACCTCCAGAATCAAGAAGCTACAGGCAAATTTCAAAGCTTGAATGCCTTCTGGAAAAGCTTATTAGTGTAGAAGTTGATGCTCATGACCCAGCGATTTGTCTGAATAGGACAAGCTGGTCTACTGAAAAGGCGAAGATAACTGCTGACTTGCTCACCCATATTTGGGCTAAGTTTGATTTAGCAATTTCCCATCTACATGTTGGAGATACCACTTCTTAGTGGTGTAATTGGGAGAGTTTTCTCAATAATTCTCACTCTATCAGGAAAGCCTTTATTGCAACCTACCCTGTAATCAGCAACACGGCCAGGACTCTATGAGCATTTCTCCTTCAGAAAGCTTTCAAACACCTGTAGCTTACAGTGAAGGAGGAAGTCTATtccctgttttcttcccttccagcAAGGCATTTTTGACTAATGTATGTTAACTGGAAAAAGCTGGGATGATCTTACATTGCTGTTATAGTAGCCAGGGACTCCAAGCTTGCAGCCATCAAGATTGACGGGAGACCCTCGGGCATCCAACACACAGCAATTGCGTGGCCAAGGGAAATCAGCATCGTTGTGTGTAACACGGAAGGCAGATGTGTACTCCTGCCAGTCGGAGGGGCCCCGCACACCGCAGCACTGGTTCTGCAGGACAAGAGAAGGGAGAAGTCTTTATGGGCCCAGCTCACAACCCCGCACATGGCTGGACCCTATACATGGGTGGTTAGGCATTAACCACAGATTTATGGGAGAGATTTTTGAAGTGCCTGCCTTTGACAGTCTGCCATCTGATAAACAATCAAAACAGGGAGTGTGCAGGACTTTCGCTAAGGTTCAAGGCAGATGCCATCCTCTTTATTACTGAGCTGCCCCAAGGAGGACTTGAAATTCAAAGGCTGCAGAGCATTTAGTAATTAATGAGAGTTTTCAGTGTTATTATTACCTGAAGCATGAGTTTATCCCATGTCTTTGTGACCCCTTCAGACATCCATTTGTCATTGTTATTGTCTGTCTCTGACTTCTGATACCTCTCCAGCATTTGCTTCAGGAAGAGATTTGGAGtgagctacagaaaaaaacagacaagaatGCAGGAACTATGTAAATAACTAGCTATGTAAAGCAAATATGGGGTTATTCGGGGCAGGTTTATGTGCTTGTTTCAGCACTCTGCTGGAGATCAGGAATGCTGTTTCTCCCCCAGTTTTACACTGAGGAGAGTAAAGAGtaggatttgaggagcagtaACAACAAAGACATAGATCTTCTCTTAGGCAGCTCTACCAGATCACAGGAGATGTGCAGAAGTTATGGGTTACATTTGATATGTTGCTTGGAATTGAAGCACCTCAAGTCATCCCTGCCAGTATCTCAAATAACTTGTGTTCCCTTACTAGTAACACTGATTAGGGTAATGCTGAAGATTGTCTTCTGTATGTATGATAAATTAATCACCCTGTAGCTGAAAGACTAAACACTGTATTGATGATTCAGCTAACCCACGCTATTATTTCCTTAACTACAAGGTtgtaagcattttaaaatgttaaaagaacaaaactgtgtgaaaaagaagaaaactatgggaaaagaaacaaagttatTTCATTGATTAGAATTATGATGTCGGAAACATTCCTCGTTGGGTCCTCTTCTAACTCAGCAGCAGTCCTTGGAGTTTACAGTGTACCACCACGCAGGGTGTTTACTAAACTAAATAGGACCGTGGTGTTCCCTAGAACTGCAATGTTTCCCAGTGTGATTGCAAAGatatatgaagaaagaaatactcACAAAGTCTCGGTGGGTTGCTGCTGTGATGCAGGAAGCCATTTCAAAGGCGTAAGTGATCAGCATCAGAATAATATACTGTGGGAGACAGACAGCAGAGTTAACTCTTGGAGAAGCAGTTAAGCAGTTTTTTAAGATTAAGAATGAAACCCTTCTCAAAGGCTATCCTAGTCTCCTTAATCTCCTCCATGCCCATGAATGTTTACGTGGCCCTTCCCTGTGCTTGTTTCCATTCACAATCTGCTTTCTTGAAGGTGTATGACTGGAATTGTTCTTCATCTCACAGACAAGATTTCATCAGAACCTCATGGCATTAACACCACCCTGCCTCCATGGAAAATACCTTACTTGATAGGTTCTAGAATAACATTTGCCCTTTTAATTGTTGCGTCTTGTTGGCAACTTCTGCTTGAACCATGTCTCCTCCTTCCACTTCCACTTGCCAGTTATAAGGTTTTCAGCAAGAAGCTGCTCACTCCTAGGAGGAGAACCTATActttggggaaggagaaggtgcAGTTTAGGGTGTTGCTCAGATCCTCCTGATTTCACACGGTCAGATTTCCTCAGCACTCCTACTTTTTGAGCAAAGTTCTTTCATGATAAGGGACCCTGAGAATCACCTCTCATAGTGTATTTCACTGTTTCTGTTCACTTCTCAGCACAGTCCCTTTAAGCTTTCCCATATTTCCTTCAGAATTCTTGTGCCTCTATTTGTCCCCCCACATTTTATAATGTTCTTCTCAGATTCAGGGCATTTGTTCCCTTCTTACTCCAGCTGCTGCCCTTTGTACCCTCTTCTATCTTCTAAACCACAGCCTTGGGTTTCAGCCAAGACACCGAAATTCAGAGCTAAGGGAAttctgttccctcagctgtttgCTGGCAAATTTCCTGGCACAAGAGTTCAGATCTCTAAGTGTCTCCTGTTTAAAACAGGCACTCTACCATTCCACAGTAATCTGAGAGAGATGATCCCAGAGTTTTCAGCCCTACCCTTCATTAATGAAAGCACCAATTACTTTTTGTCACTGCCAACATAAAGGATTAAGTAAGAAACTGTACAGAGATTTGTTCACATCTTAACATTGTCCTTGGCTTACCCAAAGCTCTCTGTCCCCACCCCTGTAATTTATGCCTGCCTGCTGATGTCTAATGTTCTCAATTGCACCCATGTTTGGTATAGTAACACATACTAATGCCTTGTACACTACTTATCAGCCTCCAAACTGAATGGTATATGACAGCTGAAAGGCTGTAAGGGGTGGGGAGAAACAAGGATCTAAGCCACATCCCAGTTACATCTGATTGCACAAGTGCCTCTGCATTGCTTCAGGGCAAGGTCAGGGTCAAGACAATCAGCTTAAACTTCCATTGTAGCTATCACCATTAATTCCCTTAACCTGGTTCAAGAGCTTCTCATGCTCGTGTCCTCACAGGAGTCACCTTTTGGAACACCACATCCATGATCAAGAATAATATTTGGCTCCTTCTCCCCAATAATAGCTGTATTTGCTCAGTGGGTGTTTACCAAGGTGAGCAGGGGAACTATGGTGGTATTTTTTCAGTCTGGCAGCAGTAGGTAGGCAAATTTGCTACACTTACCACCAGCAGTAAGGTCCTGCTGGACTTGATGACTCCAATGATACCAAGGATAGATAAAGCAAATAGTGCAAAACCAACAAAGATGCCAATCCAGGCAGCAGCATAGATGTCATCGTTTTCTGTGGCTTCCAGCAGAGGGTAGAGACCATGGGGATCGGACACAAAGAAGATGCACTCTGCTGTCAGGGCAATGCCACACATCTGAGAAGCATAAGTTTGAGAAATCCATTAGATCAAGATTCCTCAAAGAAACAGCAGGGACATAGAATAATGGagactgctttcttttcattaaacTTCCTGCCAAACAGGAGCTACTCAACTCCTCCTCTGCCCAACTCTACAATCTCTTGTATTGTGCTTTCTGccttcacagaagaactgcagGCAAAAATCACTCAGTCTAGACCTGAGAGGTCAGATCTAAGACTTGAGGAAGTTAAGAAAGAGTTAACAGAAGCTCACTATATGGAGGGAGGTGGCTGGAAGGATGTTGGTCAGGACCAAGAGCTGTTCCCCTAGAGGTCCTGTTGGTCTTGCAGAACAGTGCCTGATGTCCcttgctgcctcctccccacccaaCTGATTAGCTGGTGCAGCAGTCCTTTAccacttgttttgctttactggTTTTTTGATGTGTGGACTTCACATGTAAAGAGGGATTTCACGGCTGGGAACTGCTGTTTTAAAAGGTGCCATACTGGAAGGAAGCTTTCACCCATATTTGCCCCACCACACTTACCCCAATGATCACATTTCCAAAGACTAATAGACCCTGCAAGATGTGCATGCCATCATCACTTTTTGCCATCTTCCTGCAACCTGGGGAAAATCAATGACAGTCTTCAGTTAGACCAGTACAATCGGTttcatcagaaataaaaaatatctctggGAACCACAGGCAGACCCTGTCTGTATGCCTCCCATCCCTTGCTTCATAGTAGTTTCAGAGGAGTAACTCCGCAGGTGTGAACCTGGTAACTCAAACTCTTCCTGATACTTGAGGTACAGATGATTTGAACCACTCTGGGGCAGCCAGTGTCTTTGGGTAGGGTTTTCATCAACAACATCTATGCAACCCTCAGCTCATGGTATTACTTTTCAACCTGACTAGAAACATCAGCTACACCTGCATGGACAAGGGACAAATTCAGTGCCTTCACCTTGTTTGTCTCAGAAAGAAGCTGGCTTTACCCCAGGGTATGCTATCCACCTAGatagttctttcatttttgccAGCACTACCACAGGACCAAACTGGTAACCACGGTGCTTTAGCGGTATCCCCCCCCAACACCTACAGTGCACAGCTTGACAGCACCTTGCTAAGGTTAGCCCCATCTCCCACCCATGCTGGGAAGCAGAGCTGCCCCCCTGTCAGGTATGAGGGAGAAAGCGAGAAGCTTAGGCTGCAGCTGGCCCATGGGAGCTGGGCCAAGTAGCATTCCCACCAAATTCCTAAGCGCCATATCCTGCAGGCTGGGGCCAGGCATCCCCCATTGAATTCATCCCCTTCCAGAGAGATGCATAAAGGCACTAGTCAGAGGTGTGAGACCTCTTGGAGAAACAAGCCCAGATGCAAATGCCAACGAAGCCGTTCTTTCAAAGGAATAGAGAGCATGTGTTcatgagaaggggaaaaaaacacaaccccAAGACAGCTGCCTTTGCTAGGTGGTTAAGAAAATATAAGccacaaaagaaaagctgaattgGGCCCAGCTTTGGCAGACAAAGAAGCTGTTGGAAAGTAAGAGCAAATAGAGCTGTCAATGAAGGGGATTTTCTTGAGGAAAAGGTCATTGTGGACTCCTTCTAAAAACACCACTTTTAGCCTCCTCATCAGCAGCCCTTTCAGAGCAGGCAGGACTTCCAGCAGGAAAATCATAATTTTCTACCACCCCTTCTGCCATGGTTTGAAGGTTAGGCATGGAAAGATCTCCAGTAGTCTCACCGTTATACCAGCAGCACAGCATGTAAGTAGT
This genomic window from Phaenicophaeus curvirostris isolate KB17595 chromosome 1, BPBGC_Pcur_1.0, whole genome shotgun sequence contains:
- the UPK1B gene encoding uroplakin-1b isoform X3, coding for MAKSDDGMHILQGLLVFGNVIIGMCGIALTAECIFFVSDPHGLYPLLEATENDDIYAAAWIGIFVGFALFALSILGIIGVIKSSRTLLLVYIILMLITYAFEMASCITAATHRDFLTPNLFLKQMLERYQKSETDNNNDKWMSEGVTKTWDKLMLQNQCCGVRGPSDWQEYTSAFRVTHNDADFPWPRNCCVLDARGSPVNLDGCKLGVPGYYNSNGCYDAISGPLNTHAWGVAWFGFAILCWTFCVLLGTMFYWSRIGY
- the UPK1B gene encoding uroplakin-1b isoform X2, translated to MTAGTPDQGEARVSQVLPAREEKTAGCRKMAKSDDGMHILQGLLVFGNVIIGMCGIALTAECIFFVSDPHGLYPLLEATENDDIYAAAWIGIFVGFALFALSILGIIGVIKSSRTLLLVYIILMLITYAFEMASCITAATHRDFLTPNLFLKQMLERYQKSETDNNNDKWMSEGVTKTWDKLMLQNQCCGVRGPSDWQEYTSAFRVTHNDADFPWPRNCCVLDARGSPVNLDGCKLGVPGYYNSNGCYDAISGPLNTHAWGVAWFGFAILCWTFCVLLGTMFYWSRIGY
- the UPK1B gene encoding uroplakin-1b isoform X1, whose protein sequence is MTAGTPDQGEARVSQVLPAREEKTAGGEASTCVGWTAHIQGCRKMAKSDDGMHILQGLLVFGNVIIGMCGIALTAECIFFVSDPHGLYPLLEATENDDIYAAAWIGIFVGFALFALSILGIIGVIKSSRTLLLVYIILMLITYAFEMASCITAATHRDFLTPNLFLKQMLERYQKSETDNNNDKWMSEGVTKTWDKLMLQNQCCGVRGPSDWQEYTSAFRVTHNDADFPWPRNCCVLDARGSPVNLDGCKLGVPGYYNSNGCYDAISGPLNTHAWGVAWFGFAILCWTFCVLLGTMFYWSRIGY